From Chryseobacterium joostei, the proteins below share one genomic window:
- a CDS encoding SpoIIAA family protein, producing the protein MITIIPEAPENVAAFSATGEVTKEDFEKLVIPHVKEKVDQFGELNYLLYLDTDLDKFTMGAWLEDLLLGFKNLAKWNRAAIVTDKQSVQNFTDIFSVLMPGEFKSFPKENLYNALYWCKNGNEVEV; encoded by the coding sequence ATGATAACAATTATTCCAGAAGCTCCGGAGAATGTTGCGGCATTCAGTGCAACCGGAGAAGTAACGAAAGAGGATTTTGAAAAACTGGTAATTCCGCACGTGAAAGAAAAAGTAGACCAATTTGGTGAGCTGAATTACTTACTGTACTTGGATACTGATCTGGATAAGTTTACCATGGGGGCATGGCTTGAAGATTTACTTTTAGGATTCAAAAACCTGGCAAAGTGGAATCGTGCAGCCATTGTTACAGACAAGCAAAGCGTTCAGAACTTTACGGATATCTTCAGTGTTCTGATGCCGGGAGAGTTTAAATCTTTCCCAAAAGAAAATTTATACAATGCGCTCTACTGGTGTAAAAACGGCAATGAAGTAGAGGTATAA
- a CDS encoding RNA polymerase sigma factor: MNDEQLFLLIQKAKDKDQKAQTKLINVFWVDVFSFVMKKVRDENDADEITVNVFSKVLSKLDMFDPHFQFKTWILTIAQNTVIDFWRKKNRENEDAVENLDEVKNQYAKSPEELLISEEEQKKIIKTIESLDANYQDIIKLRFFEEKSIKEIAEELGISVANTKVRVMRAKKVLAELLKNNEFEDN; encoded by the coding sequence ATGAACGACGAACAGCTATTTCTGCTCATTCAAAAGGCCAAGGACAAAGATCAAAAGGCCCAGACGAAACTCATCAATGTTTTTTGGGTGGATGTTTTCTCCTTTGTAATGAAAAAAGTGAGAGATGAAAATGATGCCGATGAAATTACTGTAAATGTTTTTTCCAAGGTATTGTCTAAGTTAGATATGTTCGATCCTCATTTTCAGTTTAAAACCTGGATTTTAACCATTGCTCAAAATACGGTTATTGATTTTTGGAGAAAGAAAAACCGCGAAAATGAAGATGCTGTTGAGAACCTTGATGAGGTTAAAAACCAGTACGCAAAATCTCCTGAAGAGCTTCTCATTTCTGAAGAAGAGCAAAAAAAGATCATCAAAACCATAGAATCTCTTGATGCCAATTATCAGGATATTATCAAACTAAGATTTTTCGAAGAAAAAAGCATTAAGGAAATTGCTGAGGAATTAGGTATTTCTGTAGCCAATACTAAGGTAAGGGTGATGCGTGCTAAAAAAGTCCTTGCTGAATTATTGAAAAATAATGAGTTTGAGGATAACTAA
- the lipA gene encoding lipoyl synthase: MENLVQDTTVQKPKWIRVKLPTGKNYRELRTLVDKYKLNTICQSGSCPNMGECWGEGTATFMILGNICTRSCGFCGVKTGKPLDVNWDEPEKVARSIKLMKIKHAVLTSVDRDDLKDMGSILWGETVNAVRRISPGTTMETLIPDFQGITKHLDRLVEVAPEVISHNMETVKRLTREVRIQAKYERSLEVLRYLKEAGQRRTKTGVMLGLGETRDEVFQTIEDIRNANVDVITLGQYLQPTKKHLPVKKFITPEEFDEFGDFARSLGFRHVESSPLVRSSYHAEKHIH, from the coding sequence ATGGAAAATTTAGTTCAAGATACTACCGTTCAAAAACCAAAGTGGATTCGTGTAAAACTTCCTACCGGAAAGAATTACAGAGAGCTTAGGACTTTGGTGGACAAATATAAATTAAATACCATATGCCAGAGCGGAAGCTGTCCGAATATGGGAGAGTGTTGGGGAGAAGGAACGGCAACGTTCATGATCTTAGGAAATATCTGTACAAGAAGCTGTGGATTCTGCGGCGTAAAAACAGGAAAACCGCTTGATGTAAACTGGGATGAACCTGAAAAAGTGGCTCGTTCAATCAAATTAATGAAGATTAAGCACGCTGTTCTTACTTCTGTAGATCGTGATGACTTGAAAGACATGGGATCTATTCTTTGGGGCGAAACAGTAAATGCTGTAAGAAGAATCTCTCCGGGAACAACCATGGAAACATTAATTCCGGACTTCCAGGGAATTACAAAACATCTTGATAGATTAGTGGAAGTAGCTCCTGAAGTGATCTCTCACAATATGGAAACTGTAAAACGTTTGACCAGAGAAGTGAGAATCCAGGCAAAATATGAAAGAAGCCTTGAGGTTTTAAGATATTTAAAGGAAGCTGGGCAAAGAAGAACAAAAACAGGTGTAATGCTTGGTTTAGGAGAAACTAGAGATGAGGTTTTCCAAACGATTGAAGACATCAGAAATGCCAATGTGGATGTTATTACGCTTGGGCAATACCTTCAACCGACTAAAAAACATCTTCCCGTAAAAAAATTCATTACACCGGAAGAGTTTGATGAGTTTGGAGATTTTGCAAGAAGTCTTGGTTTCAGACACGTTGAAAGTTCACCTCTTGTAAGAAGTTCTTACCACGCAGAAAAACATATACATTAA
- a CDS encoding AraC family transcriptional regulator yields MKIQKEIIEFEKGKSFKLFSPSLKNCFFWHYHPEIELVYVEASNGIRHVGKNISGFTDSDLLLIGSNVPHLNFDYGIQTECKQLVLQMRENFLQNIIFPVPEFENIRKLLDRSYLGLSFFGETKNIVVEKLQVIKDKSSFEALMGMIEILQILADSAEVKELNKEDTRIKWFLNDKIRMGTIYDYIHENHDKKPNVNEIAKIVSLSTPAFCRYFKKQTNMTFTDFVNNYRINQAKIYLLKDYSVTEVCFQVGFESLSYFNKLFKQHTSETPSEFKKKHFKPIEINGRIGTITRDSSCNK; encoded by the coding sequence ATGAAAATCCAGAAAGAAATTATTGAGTTTGAAAAAGGGAAATCTTTCAAGCTATTTTCTCCTTCTCTGAAAAACTGTTTTTTCTGGCATTATCATCCTGAAATTGAATTGGTATACGTAGAAGCATCCAATGGAATCCGACATGTTGGAAAAAATATTTCTGGTTTTACTGACAGTGACTTGTTATTGATTGGTTCCAATGTTCCCCATCTTAACTTCGACTATGGTATCCAGACAGAGTGCAAACAGCTAGTCCTACAAATGCGTGAAAACTTTCTTCAGAACATTATCTTTCCTGTTCCTGAGTTTGAAAACATCAGAAAACTGCTGGACAGATCTTACCTTGGTTTATCATTCTTCGGAGAAACAAAAAACATTGTTGTTGAAAAACTTCAGGTCATTAAAGATAAAAGCTCTTTTGAGGCATTGATGGGAATGATTGAGATTTTACAGATTCTTGCAGACTCTGCAGAAGTAAAGGAACTCAACAAAGAGGATACAAGGATCAAATGGTTCTTGAACGACAAGATCAGAATGGGAACCATCTACGACTATATTCATGAGAATCACGATAAGAAACCGAATGTGAATGAAATTGCAAAAATTGTGAGCCTCAGTACTCCTGCTTTTTGTAGATATTTTAAAAAGCAGACCAATATGACATTCACAGATTTTGTAAATAATTACAGAATCAACCAAGCAAAGATATATCTGTTAAAGGATTATTCTGTAACGGAAGTTTGTTTTCAGGTGGGTTTTGAAAGTCTGTCGTATTTTAATAAACTGTTTAAGCAGCATACCAGTGAAACTCCGTCAGAATTTAAGAAAAAACACTTTAAGCCTATTGAAATAAATGGGCGGATAGGAACTATTACAAGAGATTCTTCCTGTAATAAATAG
- the tyrS gene encoding tyrosine--tRNA ligase: protein MNSFIEELKWRGLFADMMPGTDEQLNKEVTTAYIGFDPTADSLHIGSLIQIKILAHFQQHGHKPIALVGGATGMIGDPSGKSAERNLLDEETLLHYVDCLKNQLSRFLDFAGNEPNKAELVNNYDWMKNISFLDFAKNIGKNITVNYMMAKDSVKKRFSGDGSADGMSFTEFTYQLIQGYDFLHLYQNNNVKLQMGGSDQWGNITTGTELIRRKAQGEAFALTVPLITKADGSKFGKSESGENYWLDKKKTSPYKFYQFWLNATDEDAERFIKFYTFLGKEEIEALVEEHKTAPHERKLQRKLAEEVTVWVHGREEYEKALKASEILFGRSTAEDLVSLDEEIFLEVFDGVPQKEVAKADVLGINIIDLLSEKSGFLKSKSEAQREMKGNSISVNKQKVNDTFTANETDLIDGKFLLLQKGKKSYFIVKVI, encoded by the coding sequence ATGAATTCCTTTATAGAAGAACTGAAATGGCGTGGTCTATTTGCTGATATGATGCCCGGAACCGATGAACAACTGAATAAAGAGGTAACCACTGCATATATTGGTTTTGATCCAACTGCCGATTCTTTACATATCGGAAGTCTTATTCAGATAAAGATCCTTGCGCATTTTCAACAGCATGGTCACAAGCCAATTGCCTTAGTAGGAGGAGCTACAGGTATGATTGGTGATCCATCCGGAAAATCTGCAGAAAGAAACCTTTTGGATGAAGAAACTCTTTTACATTATGTAGATTGTTTGAAAAACCAACTATCAAGATTTTTAGATTTCGCAGGTAATGAACCTAATAAAGCGGAGTTGGTAAACAACTATGACTGGATGAAAAATATCTCTTTCCTTGATTTTGCTAAAAATATCGGAAAGAACATCACTGTTAATTACATGATGGCTAAGGATTCTGTGAAGAAGAGATTCTCAGGAGACGGAAGTGCTGACGGGATGAGTTTCACAGAGTTTACTTACCAGTTGATTCAAGGGTATGATTTCCTTCACTTATACCAAAACAACAATGTAAAGCTACAGATGGGAGGTTCTGACCAGTGGGGAAATATCACTACAGGAACAGAATTGATTCGTAGAAAAGCTCAAGGTGAAGCGTTTGCATTAACGGTTCCTTTGATTACAAAGGCTGATGGTTCCAAATTCGGAAAGTCTGAAAGTGGAGAAAACTATTGGTTGGATAAAAAGAAGACTTCTCCATACAAATTCTACCAGTTCTGGCTGAATGCTACGGATGAAGATGCTGAAAGATTCATCAAGTTTTACACGTTCCTTGGAAAAGAGGAAATTGAAGCCTTAGTTGAAGAGCACAAAACAGCTCCACACGAAAGAAAGCTTCAGAGAAAACTGGCTGAAGAAGTAACGGTTTGGGTACATGGAAGAGAAGAGTATGAAAAAGCTCTTAAAGCTTCTGAAATTCTTTTCGGGCGTTCTACAGCTGAAGATTTAGTAAGTCTTGATGAAGAAATATTCCTTGAGGTTTTTGATGGAGTTCCACAAAAGGAAGTTGCAAAAGCAGATGTATTGGGAATAAACATTATTGATCTTCTTTCTGAGAAATCAGGATTCCTTAAATCTAAAAGTGAGGCTCAGAGAGAAATGAAGGGAAATTCAATCTCCGTGAATAAGCAGAAAGTAAATGATACTTTTACAGCTAACGAAACAGATCTTATTGATGGGAAATTCTTATTGCTTCAAAAAGGTAAAAAAAGTTACTTCATTGTAAAAGTGATCTAA
- a CDS encoding MFS transporter, protein MKIDKRIIPLAIGGLGIGTTEFTVMGLLPDIANTLQISIPQAGHLISAYAMGVVIGAPLLIGYSVKFPPKKVLIAFMILFTLFNGLSAIAPNYTTMLIIRFMSGLPHGAFFGVGTVVASKMAGKGKEAFYISMMFTGLTVANLAMVPLVTYIGHTFHWRLYFIIVAVIGLFALLFLKLWLPAMEANQDTHFLEELKFLKNKQSWLVLAITAIGFGGLFTWLSYITPLMTVISGVQSSQMAYVMVLAGAGMVVGNLVGGIVSDKLGPEKTCAVLIFLMMISLIGVFFLSEHQNIAFILTFMCGALSMSIAAPINIMMMKAAPRSEMMAAAFMQAGFNIANAMGAFLGGIPLEYDLPFNYPSLVGVGMTFIGFVISVRYMYLYSSKTSNEDEAVQECVSCDK, encoded by the coding sequence ATGAAGATTGATAAAAGAATAATACCGCTGGCAATAGGCGGGTTGGGAATAGGAACTACGGAATTTACCGTTATGGGACTATTGCCGGACATTGCAAATACTTTACAAATCAGCATTCCTCAGGCGGGGCATTTAATTTCTGCCTATGCTATGGGGGTAGTGATTGGAGCTCCTCTCCTTATCGGGTACTCAGTAAAGTTTCCACCCAAAAAGGTATTGATCGCTTTTATGATCCTTTTTACACTATTTAATGGACTTTCTGCTATTGCACCGAATTATACAACCATGCTGATTATAAGATTTATGTCCGGACTTCCTCATGGAGCATTCTTTGGAGTAGGAACGGTTGTCGCTTCAAAAATGGCCGGAAAAGGTAAAGAGGCATTCTATATATCAATGATGTTTACAGGGCTCACGGTTGCGAACCTCGCGATGGTTCCATTGGTGACGTATATTGGGCATACTTTCCATTGGAGGCTGTACTTTATTATTGTGGCAGTGATTGGCCTTTTTGCCTTATTGTTTTTAAAATTATGGCTTCCTGCCATGGAAGCAAATCAAGATACCCATTTTCTGGAAGAATTGAAATTCCTGAAAAATAAGCAATCCTGGTTGGTGCTGGCTATCACTGCGATTGGGTTTGGAGGACTTTTTACATGGCTTAGCTATATTACGCCTCTAATGACGGTAATTTCAGGAGTTCAAAGTAGTCAAATGGCCTATGTAATGGTGCTTGCAGGAGCCGGAATGGTGGTAGGTAACCTCGTTGGGGGGATTGTTTCAGATAAGCTGGGACCGGAGAAAACATGCGCTGTTCTGATCTTTCTGATGATGATTTCCCTGATAGGCGTATTTTTCCTTTCCGAGCATCAGAATATTGCCTTTATATTGACATTTATGTGTGGAGCTTTATCAATGTCTATTGCAGCACCTATTAATATCATGATGATGAAAGCGGCCCCAAGAAGCGAAATGATGGCAGCTGCTTTTATGCAGGCAGGCTTTAATATTGCCAATGCCATGGGAGCTTTTCTTGGAGGGATTCCTCTGGAATATGACTTGCCGTTCAATTACCCGTCACTGGTAGGAGTGGGGATGACCTTTATAGGATTTGTGATCAGTGTAAGATATATGTATCTATATAGTTCTAAAACATCTAATGAAGACGAGGCAGTTCAAGAATGTGTTTCTTGTGATAAATAA